The sequence GTTCCTTCGTCCCAGTCCTATCTCTGATTAGCGTACTGGACACCTTATTTCCAAATCCATCCTTAATTATTGGAACAACAATAATAAAGAGAGGACGTAGTCCCCTTTCCCTCCTTAGGTTGTTTATTTCAATGGCCCTGGGTAGGGTTTCAAGGCTAACCACTATGGCATCCACAGTTGGATCAACAATGGTTGGTCCATATGGGTCGTTTATAACGTCAATTATGACATTATTATCATCACCA is a genomic window of Vulcanisaeta souniana JCM 11219 containing:
- a CDS encoding phosphopantetheine adenylyltransferase codes for the protein MLRARFRKVAVGGTFDTLHTGHTALLFTALNYGRKVLIGVTSDEFAQAYKTYKVKPLKIRFLNLRSLIRELGGDDNNVIIDVINDPYGPTIVDPTVDAIVVSLETLPRAIEINNLRRERGLRPLFIIVVPIIKDGFGNKVSSTLIRDRTGTKELSD